Proteins encoded together in one Triticum dicoccoides isolate Atlit2015 ecotype Zavitan chromosome 7B, WEW_v2.0, whole genome shotgun sequence window:
- the LOC119338495 gene encoding uncharacterized protein LOC119338495 — MQVPQVTEEAALAVTSPYPTVLFLAKAYDMLDGDRHAQEEMLKNKSNMKKESAAADPIRIQPQPHHLTFAKPCPPAATASASAIKLRPLAGPLLLSSSRPRPPRGGLRAGLPFQIHLPCSLSACGAAPLPDDAGGSPGRGSAKKRGTGGGGTSVVRQLRALVAAQCIEVEGRLLRVVARRAVVLVDVHLPVAAWSGRQFRRSRSSAAAALFKIIFLGSTRPSEAMCRASPPRASAVEIID, encoded by the exons aTGCAG GTGCCACAAGTGACAGAAGAAGCTGCTCTTGCTGTTACGAGTCCCTACCCCACTGTTCTCTTTCTTGCTAAGGCATACGACATGCTT GATGGCGATAGGCATGCCCAGGAGGAGATGCTGAAGAACAAGAGCAACATG AAAAAGGAAAGCGCCGCCGCCGACCCGATCCGGATCCAGCCCCAACCCCACCACCTCACCTTCGCCAAGCCGTgtccgcccgccgccaccgcctccgcctcgGCTATAAAGCTCCGCCCTTTGGCCGGCCCGCTCCTCCTCTCTTCGTCCAGGCCACGCCCTCCGCGTGGTGGTCTCCGTGCCGGCCTCCCATTCCAAATCCATCTGCCCTGCTCCCTCTCCGCCTGCGGGGCCGCGCCGCTCCCCGACGACGCGGGCGGGAGCCCGGGCCGGGGCTCGGCCAAGAAGCGGGGGACCGGCGGCGGGGGCACCAGCGTCGTGCGCCAGCTGCGCGCGCTCGTCGCCGCGCAGTGCATCGAGGTGGAGGGCAGGCTCCTCCGGGTGGTGGCCAGGAGGGCGGTGGTGCTCGTCGACGTGCACCTGCCCGTCGCCGCCTGGTCCGGGCGGCAGTTCCGGCGgtcgcgctcctccgccgccgccgctctgtTCAAGATCATCTTCCTCGGATCGACCCGCCCTTCCGAGGCAATGTGTAGAGCCTCTCCTCCTCGCGCGTCTG cagtggagatcattgactaa